From the genome of Segatella hominis, one region includes:
- a CDS encoding penicillin-binding protein, with translation MSKFDAKKVMPRYRAISFGLIFFAVLVVGKSLYIMTAKRDYWMKVASRQKKDSVTVKPNRGNILSCTGQLLASSLPEFKVFMDFVALSEAKGDSLWNVKEDSICDGLHKIFPDKSAAEFKAHLEEGKAKKKRHWVIYNERINYNTFTEVKDLPLFRLGTNKSGFHWEEYNARKRSYGSLAGRTIGAMFGAKDTARFGLELSYDSILRGTNGIVHRRKVRNKFLDITDTPPIDGADIVTTIDVGMQDLAERSVINELKEINGNVGVAIVMDVKTGDIKAIVNMEKCFDGEYREIHNHAVSDLLEPGSVFKTASLLVALDDGVVDTTYSVETGGGVWPMYGRDMKDHNWRKGGYGRLTFAQTLWYSSNIGVSRIIDDHYRNNPEKFVKGIHRIGLADDLKIPLVGATPARIRMPHKNSHGQYDNWSKTALPWMSIGYETQVPPISTLTFYNAIANNGKMMRPRFVTKVVKDGETIMEFPPEVLHERIAKEQSIKKIQTILEQVVSIGLGKKAGSPNFLVAGKTGTAQMSKGAGGYKSGGVNYLLSFAGYFPADNPRYSCIVCIQKSGLPASGGGMSGKVFHEISEGIMAQSLKLDVKDAQDSTSVIIPDVKNGNILAADYVLTHLGIKTNTNWSGSYLTGNPIWGKAEKVGNRYVKLEKQKQYGKGTVPDIIGMGARDAVFMMESRGIKTRLYGRGKVTKQSLMAGKPVKQGAFCVITLE, from the coding sequence ATGAGCAAGTTTGATGCAAAAAAAGTGATGCCCAGATATCGTGCCATTTCATTTGGCCTGATTTTCTTTGCCGTATTAGTAGTCGGCAAGTCACTATATATCATGACTGCTAAGCGCGACTACTGGATGAAGGTAGCCAGCAGACAAAAGAAAGACTCGGTGACCGTTAAGCCTAACCGAGGAAATATCCTGAGCTGTACAGGACAACTCCTTGCCAGTTCCTTGCCTGAGTTCAAGGTATTCATGGACTTTGTTGCTCTCAGCGAGGCAAAAGGAGATTCCTTATGGAACGTCAAGGAAGATTCTATCTGCGATGGACTTCATAAAATATTCCCAGACAAGAGTGCTGCAGAGTTTAAGGCTCACCTGGAAGAAGGAAAAGCCAAGAAGAAGAGACATTGGGTGATCTACAACGAGCGTATCAACTACAATACCTTCACGGAAGTGAAAGATTTGCCTCTCTTCAGACTTGGAACCAACAAGAGTGGATTCCATTGGGAGGAATACAATGCCCGTAAACGTTCGTACGGTTCGCTGGCTGGCAGAACTATCGGTGCAATGTTCGGCGCTAAAGATACGGCGAGATTCGGACTGGAATTGTCGTACGACTCCATTCTTCGCGGTACCAATGGTATTGTACACAGAAGAAAAGTTCGCAACAAGTTCCTTGACATTACCGATACTCCACCTATTGATGGTGCAGATATCGTAACCACAATTGATGTCGGCATGCAAGACCTTGCAGAACGTTCGGTCATTAACGAGTTGAAGGAAATCAACGGAAACGTAGGCGTAGCCATCGTGATGGATGTGAAGACTGGCGACATCAAAGCCATTGTAAATATGGAAAAATGCTTTGATGGCGAATACCGCGAAATCCACAACCATGCTGTCAGCGACTTGCTGGAACCGGGTTCGGTATTCAAGACCGCCTCGTTACTGGTGGCTCTCGACGACGGTGTGGTTGACACAACTTACTCTGTAGAGACCGGCGGAGGTGTATGGCCGATGTACGGACGAGACATGAAAGACCATAACTGGCGAAAGGGAGGATATGGAAGACTTACTTTTGCCCAGACATTATGGTACAGTTCAAACATCGGCGTGAGCAGAATCATCGATGATCATTATCGCAACAACCCTGAAAAGTTTGTAAAAGGCATACATCGTATAGGTCTGGCGGATGATTTAAAAATTCCACTTGTAGGTGCAACACCGGCAAGAATCCGAATGCCTCACAAAAACAGTCATGGACAGTACGACAACTGGAGCAAGACGGCATTGCCATGGATGAGTATCGGCTACGAGACGCAAGTTCCGCCTATCTCTACGCTCACGTTCTACAACGCAATCGCCAACAACGGCAAGATGATGAGACCCCGTTTTGTAACGAAGGTTGTCAAGGATGGAGAAACAATCATGGAATTCCCACCGGAAGTACTCCATGAGCGTATAGCCAAGGAGCAAAGCATCAAGAAGATACAGACCATCCTTGAGCAGGTGGTCAGTATCGGATTGGGAAAGAAAGCAGGTTCACCTAACTTCCTCGTTGCAGGAAAGACCGGAACTGCCCAAATGTCTAAAGGTGCTGGCGGTTATAAATCAGGTGGCGTCAACTACCTCCTGAGTTTTGCCGGTTATTTCCCTGCAGACAACCCACGCTACAGTTGCATCGTCTGCATACAGAAATCAGGACTTCCTGCATCAGGTGGCGGAATGAGTGGTAAGGTCTTCCATGAAATCTCAGAAGGTATCATGGCTCAAAGTCTGAAACTGGATGTAAAAGATGCACAAGACTCTACATCAGTCATCATACCAGATGTTAAGAACGGAAACATACTGGCTGCCGACTACGTCCTGACCCATCTCGGTATAAAGACCAATACCAACTGGAGCGGAAGTTACCTGACAGGAAATCCAATTTGGGGAAAAGCCGAAAAAGTTGGCAACCGTTATGTAAAACTTGAAAAGCAAAAGCAATACGGTAAGGGAACGGTACCAGACATCATCGGTATGGGAGCCCGAGATGCAGTATTCATGATGGAAAGCAGAGGCATAAAAACCAGATTGTACGGAAGAGGAAAAGTTACCAAACAATCCCTCATGGCGGGCAAACCGGTTAAGCAAGGTGCCTTCTGTGTCATCACGCTTGAGTGA
- a CDS encoding FtsL-like putative cell division protein — MMEDNKEDKSKLEVEEDKSKQELKEDKTKGEPRENNDKLELKQVIAEQAIEGEAPLSSNFSLRKILGGDILTARIIRRQIWLVILVVFFVIIYISNRYSIQKDLIEIDQLQKELQDAKYQALSSSSQITEKSRESNVLEMLKNNKDSVLHIATQPPYIINVPEQ, encoded by the coding sequence ATGATGGAAGATAATAAAGAAGACAAGTCCAAACTGGAGGTCGAAGAAGATAAGTCCAAGCAGGAACTGAAGGAAGACAAGACTAAAGGCGAGCCGAGGGAAAACAACGATAAACTTGAACTGAAACAAGTTATCGCAGAACAGGCGATAGAGGGTGAAGCTCCCCTATCTTCCAATTTCTCGCTACGCAAAATCCTTGGTGGTGACATCCTGACTGCACGCATCATACGCCGGCAGATATGGTTGGTCATCCTGGTCGTTTTTTTCGTCATCATTTACATATCCAACAGATATAGTATTCAAAAAGACTTGATAGAAATAGACCAATTGCAAAAAGAACTGCAGGATGCTAAATACCAAGCACTTTCCAGCAGTAGCCAGATAACAGAGAAGAGTCGTGAAAGCAACGTATTAGAAATGCTCAAAAACAATAAAGACAGCGTTCTACACATTGCCACACAACCTCCATATATAATAAATGTACCCGAACAATGA
- the rsmH gene encoding 16S rRNA (cytosine(1402)-N(4))-methyltransferase RsmH: MVKTAETYHVPVLLNESIDGLNIQPGGIYVDVTFGGGGHSKEILARINGNGHLYSFDQDADAERNVVANKDFTFVCSNFRYLKNWMRYYGVDGIDGLLADLGVSSHHFDDETRGFSFRYDSPLDMRMNKRAGKTAADIVNDYEESKLADIFYLYGELKNSRRIASALVKARTEKRIETTTDFIKAVEPLFKREREKKDMAKLFQALRIEVNHEMDALKEMLKSATEILKPGGRLSVITYHSLEDRIVKNVMKSGNSEGKITQDFFGRIETPFKLINNKVIVPNAEEQERNPRSRSAKLRIAEKK, translated from the coding sequence ATGGTAAAGACAGCAGAAACATATCATGTGCCGGTACTTCTCAACGAGAGTATAGATGGCCTAAATATACAACCAGGTGGCATCTACGTGGATGTTACCTTTGGAGGTGGTGGACACTCTAAGGAAATCCTTGCCAGAATCAACGGCAACGGCCATCTCTACAGTTTCGACCAAGATGCCGATGCTGAAAGAAACGTTGTGGCCAATAAAGACTTTACCTTTGTATGTTCCAACTTCAGATATTTGAAAAACTGGATGAGATACTATGGTGTGGACGGAATCGATGGTCTGCTCGCAGACCTGGGTGTTTCCAGTCATCATTTTGATGACGAGACACGCGGCTTTTCTTTCAGATATGATTCCCCTCTCGACATGAGAATGAACAAGAGAGCTGGAAAAACTGCTGCAGACATTGTGAATGACTATGAAGAAAGCAAGCTGGCAGACATTTTCTATCTCTATGGAGAACTAAAGAATTCCCGACGTATTGCCTCTGCTCTCGTCAAAGCCAGAACAGAAAAAAGAATAGAGACTACTACCGATTTCATCAAGGCAGTAGAGCCTCTTTTCAAGAGAGAACGGGAGAAGAAAGATATGGCAAAACTCTTCCAGGCGCTCCGCATCGAAGTAAACCACGAAATGGATGCACTCAAGGAAATGCTGAAGTCTGCCACAGAAATATTGAAACCTGGTGGAAGACTTTCCGTCATCACTTACCACTCTCTGGAAGACAGAATCGTCAAGAACGTCATGAAATCAGGCAATTCTGAGGGAAAAATCACGCAAGACTTCTTCGGCAGAATAGAAACTCCGTTTAAACTTATCAACAATAAGGTAATCGTCCCTAACGCTGAAGAGCAGGAAAGAAACCCTAGAAGCAGAAGTGCCAAACTTAGAATCGCAGAAAAGAAATGA
- the mraZ gene encoding division/cell wall cluster transcriptional repressor MraZ produces the protein MRFLGNIEAKTDAKGRAFLPASFRKILQVSGEENLVLRKDVFQPCLVVYPESVWNELLDQLRKKLNRWNAKEQQIYRTFIADAILLTLDGNGRFLIPKRLLKQADIEQSIRFVGMGDTIEIWKNEEEGETFMEQEEFSKALQEVMSFNNED, from the coding sequence ATGCGTTTTTTAGGCAACATAGAGGCTAAAACTGACGCGAAGGGACGTGCCTTTCTGCCAGCTTCTTTCCGCAAGATTCTTCAAGTTTCTGGCGAGGAAAACCTTGTCCTCAGAAAAGACGTCTTTCAGCCCTGCCTGGTCGTTTATCCAGAATCCGTATGGAATGAACTACTGGACCAGTTGAGAAAGAAACTCAACCGATGGAATGCCAAGGAACAGCAGATATACAGAACCTTCATAGCAGACGCCATCTTGCTGACGCTCGATGGCAACGGACGTTTTTTGATTCCGAAGAGACTGCTCAAACAGGCTGACATAGAACAGAGCATCCGCTTCGTCGGCATGGGAGATACCATAGAAATCTGGAAAAACGAGGAAGAAGGAGAAACCTTCATGGAACAGGAAGAGTTCAGTAAGGCATTACAGGAAGTAATGTCATTTAATAACGAAGATTAA
- a CDS encoding acyltransferase, translating to MSEAIEKTIDIDRILKGKMGAKAKFVPGFVVSWLKKLVHEDEVNKFLWESRHLSGTEWLTECVKYLKMDIEIVGAENLPDKNDGKLYTFVSNHPLGGQDGVALGSIIGQHYDGNFRYLVNDLLLNLPGLKPVSIGINKTGRNSRDFPRMVEAGFQSKNHMLMFPAGLNSRKRDDGTIHDIPWKKTFISKSVEYQRDVVPIHFGGQNSERFYRIARFSDKHLPFNLAMMFLVDEMYKNVGKHFRIAIGKPIPWQTFDKSKTATEWAQYVEDKVYEL from the coding sequence ATGAGTGAAGCAATAGAAAAGACAATCGACATAGATAGGATACTGAAAGGCAAGATGGGTGCAAAGGCTAAATTTGTGCCTGGATTTGTCGTGTCTTGGCTCAAGAAACTCGTTCACGAAGACGAGGTTAATAAGTTCTTATGGGAAAGTCGCCATCTGTCGGGTACGGAGTGGCTGACTGAGTGTGTGAAATATCTGAAGATGGATATCGAAATTGTAGGAGCTGAAAACTTGCCTGACAAGAATGATGGCAAGCTCTATACTTTTGTTTCTAATCACCCTTTGGGTGGACAGGATGGAGTGGCTTTGGGTTCCATCATCGGACAGCATTATGATGGTAATTTCCGTTATCTGGTGAATGATCTCCTGCTCAATCTTCCTGGTTTGAAACCTGTGAGCATCGGTATCAATAAAACCGGACGTAACAGTCGTGACTTCCCTCGTATGGTAGAGGCTGGTTTCCAGAGCAAAAATCACATGTTGATGTTCCCTGCAGGACTTAATAGTCGCAAGCGTGATGATGGTACGATTCATGACATCCCTTGGAAAAAGACTTTCATTTCTAAGAGTGTTGAATATCAGAGAGATGTCGTGCCGATTCATTTCGGCGGTCAGAACTCAGAACGTTTCTATCGTATTGCCAGATTTAGTGACAAGCATCTGCCGTTCAATCTCGCCATGATGTTTCTGGTAGATGAGATGTACAAGAATGTGGGCAAGCATTTCAGAATAGCAATAGGAAAGCCGATTCCGTGGCAAACTTTTGATAAAAGTAAAACGGCTACAGAGTGGGCGCAGTATGTAGAAGATAAAGTTTACGAATTATAG
- a CDS encoding GNAT family N-acetyltransferase, which translates to MEEEIIQPIDKALLKSELTPDKQLRMTNKSHNEIYIVTANDSPNVLKEIGRLREIAFRTAGGGSGKSMDLDEFDFGENCYKQLIVWNPEADEIIGGYRYLLGKDWKLDENGQPILATSHMFHFSEKFLKEYMPYTVELGRSFVSLEYQNVRKNSKSIFALDNLWDGLGALTVLYPELKYFFGKMTMYPSYIRRGRDMILYFLKKHFDDKENLVIPMKPLRLETPESELAAIFTESDFKADYRILNSEVRKLGFNIPPLVNAYMNLSPTMKLFGTAINYGFGDVEETGILIAVDEILEEKRVRHINTFIQEHPEALKITSGANNVIYKEKDN; encoded by the coding sequence ATGGAAGAAGAGATTATACAACCAATAGACAAAGCCTTGCTGAAGAGTGAGTTAACTCCCGACAAGCAACTTCGTATGACTAATAAAAGTCATAACGAAATCTATATTGTAACGGCTAATGATTCTCCTAATGTACTGAAGGAAATCGGCCGCTTGCGTGAGATTGCTTTCCGTACCGCTGGTGGTGGTTCTGGAAAGTCGATGGACTTGGATGAGTTTGATTTCGGAGAGAATTGCTATAAGCAACTCATTGTCTGGAATCCTGAGGCTGATGAAATTATCGGTGGTTATCGCTATTTGTTGGGAAAGGACTGGAAATTAGATGAGAACGGACAGCCTATATTGGCAACAAGTCACATGTTCCACTTTTCTGAAAAATTTTTAAAGGAATATATGCCTTATACGGTAGAGTTGGGGCGCTCGTTCGTTTCTCTTGAATATCAGAATGTTCGCAAGAATTCGAAAAGTATCTTCGCTTTAGATAATCTATGGGATGGTTTGGGAGCCTTGACGGTTCTTTATCCTGAACTCAAGTATTTCTTTGGCAAGATGACGATGTATCCTTCCTACATCCGTCGAGGTCGCGACATGATTCTCTACTTCCTCAAGAAGCATTTTGATGATAAGGAAAACCTGGTTATTCCGATGAAACCTCTTCGACTGGAAACTCCAGAGTCTGAGTTGGCTGCTATCTTTACTGAGTCTGATTTCAAGGCAGACTATCGTATTTTGAATAGCGAGGTGCGTAAACTTGGTTTCAACATTCCTCCGTTGGTTAATGCCTACATGAATTTGAGTCCTACGATGAAGCTCTTCGGCACAGCCATCAACTATGGTTTTGGTGATGTGGAGGAGACCGGCATCTTGATTGCCGTTGATGAAATATTGGAAGAAAAGCGTGTGCGCCACATCAATACGTTTATCCAAGAACATCCTGAAGCTCTTAAGATTACGAGTGGAGCTAACAATGTTATTTATAAAGAAAAAGACAATTAA
- a CDS encoding PQQ-binding-like beta-propeller repeat protein, translated as MKKLMLFLLLLFSINVTAQNVVDSVSVAETNDGKQLWGKTLELNKNIQSVATYDSLVMVLACDTTKKGKPTTSGCLYALNAKDLGILWEKTLDLSLCTVHSITKQGVLLSTTLKSNGKSLLTLSDSKTGKSLWTQYLYPVYINDSLDIVVGLDKIGSSNTYAYRLHDGKLLWNADIPMTRNIGWERAVMVDSTHLVVVGDDINEIDITTGKMWKVKAKTGIKDTKGMALLALTNIVSVASAVGFSSPIVTFYYNLNPYTITGLTSNILQKDACIYVSDRNYLYCLGTDSLQVKWKYNFEDKESSTSELMMRDGKVFMLNYGYGDSMMRGRIKCGKPFLAVFDALTGKLEKFLPLYDKKHVMNDGFLSDNGVFLAGSEKTVYCSFQDSTINVKDWDKKQFGSLFLIPNHDLYAFHGMAPKLTLVKAGASTCPMLTDKNKLCVLDEHMNILDKYELGETFAVRFKIDDAICLQNNADKSNYWLIYPDGTALAKFKWQPSIVKSAGNNNIIVVYKHKISTFKL; from the coding sequence ATGAAGAAGTTAATGTTATTTTTGTTGCTGTTGTTCTCAATAAATGTTACAGCGCAAAACGTAGTGGATTCGGTCTCTGTGGCAGAGACTAATGACGGCAAGCAACTTTGGGGCAAAACCTTGGAGTTGAACAAAAATATTCAGTCTGTGGCAACTTACGACAGTCTTGTCATGGTACTTGCATGTGATACTACCAAGAAAGGTAAGCCGACAACTTCTGGTTGCTTGTATGCTTTGAATGCAAAGGATTTAGGCATTCTTTGGGAGAAAACATTGGATTTGTCGTTGTGTACAGTACACTCTATAACAAAGCAAGGTGTTCTGTTATCTACTACCTTGAAAAGCAATGGCAAGTCTTTGCTAACGTTGTCTGATAGCAAAACTGGTAAATCTTTGTGGACTCAATATCTATACCCTGTCTATATCAATGATAGCTTGGATATAGTTGTAGGATTGGATAAAATAGGTTCTAGCAATACCTATGCCTATCGTTTGCATGATGGTAAACTGTTATGGAATGCTGATATTCCTATGACGAGAAATATTGGTTGGGAAAGAGCTGTCATGGTGGACTCTACTCATCTGGTAGTTGTCGGGGATGATATCAACGAGATAGACATAACAACAGGCAAAATGTGGAAGGTCAAGGCTAAAACAGGTATAAAGGACACAAAGGGAATGGCGTTGCTGGCTTTGACAAATATTGTCTCTGTTGCATCAGCTGTTGGTTTTAGTTCTCCTATTGTGACGTTTTATTATAATCTCAATCCATATACTATTACTGGATTGACTTCAAATATCCTTCAAAAAGACGCTTGCATCTATGTGAGCGACCGTAACTATTTGTATTGCTTGGGTACTGATAGCTTGCAAGTCAAGTGGAAGTATAACTTCGAGGACAAGGAATCCTCTACGTCAGAGCTGATGATGCGAGATGGGAAAGTGTTCATGCTAAATTACGGATATGGGGATAGTATGATGCGTGGACGTATTAAATGTGGCAAGCCTTTCTTGGCTGTTTTTGATGCTTTGACAGGTAAACTGGAGAAATTTTTGCCTTTATATGACAAAAAGCATGTCATGAACGACGGTTTCCTATCGGATAATGGCGTATTTTTGGCTGGCTCGGAAAAGACGGTATATTGTTCTTTCCAAGATTCGACCATCAATGTCAAGGATTGGGATAAAAAACAATTTGGCTCGTTGTTCTTGATTCCGAATCATGACCTATATGCTTTCCATGGTATGGCTCCAAAACTTACTTTGGTTAAAGCAGGTGCTAGCACTTGCCCGATGCTGACAGATAAAAATAAACTTTGTGTCTTGGATGAACACATGAATATACTTGACAAGTATGAGCTTGGTGAGACTTTTGCTGTTCGTTTTAAAATTGATGATGCCATTTGTCTGCAAAACAATGCAGACAAGTCCAATTATTGGTTGATTTATCCTGACGGAACGGCTCTAGCTAAGTTCAAATGGCAACCAAGTATAGTGAAATCTGCAGGGAATAATAATATCATTGTCGTTTATAAGCATAAAATTTCAACTTTTAAGCTGTAA
- a CDS encoding deoxyguanosinetriphosphate triphosphohydrolase — protein sequence MEWKKLISNKRFGQEHKHAERHDDRSEFKRDYDRLIFSSAFRRLQNKTQVFPLPGSIFVHNRLTHSLEVASVGMSLGNDISRRIIEKRPELKDTLFEEIGTIVSAACLAHDLGNPPFGHSGEKAIQTFFTEGAGLAVKDKVSKKFWDDITHFEGNANAFRILTHCFKGRRQGGFVMTYSMLASIVKYPFASSLAGSHGKFGFFTSETESYQRIAEELGITCFSQPGEPLKYARHPLVYMVEAADDICYEIMDIEDSHKLKILSFKETEELLLAFFDEDTQRRIQQRIIDEGVTDENEKVVYMRASVIGRLENECVKTFIEHEDEILAGTFQGSLIDHIAEQQRNAYKQCEKISFAKIYHSKPVLDIELSGYKIMATLMEVFIDAAINPTRFYSQQLIRRVSSQYDINNPDLEERIMAVIDYISGMTDIYALDIYQKINGISLPIV from the coding sequence ATGGAATGGAAAAAACTCATATCAAACAAGCGTTTCGGACAAGAGCATAAGCATGCCGAGCGCCATGACGATCGCTCTGAATTCAAGCGCGATTACGATCGCCTTATTTTCTCCTCAGCTTTCCGTCGCTTGCAAAACAAGACCCAGGTATTCCCTCTGCCAGGTAGCATCTTCGTGCATAACCGCCTCACCCATAGTCTGGAAGTGGCGAGTGTCGGAATGTCGCTTGGCAACGATATTTCCCGCCGCATCATAGAGAAACGTCCTGAATTAAAAGACACTCTTTTCGAAGAAATCGGCACCATCGTGAGTGCTGCCTGTCTTGCCCACGACTTAGGCAATCCTCCATTCGGCCATTCAGGCGAGAAAGCCATCCAGACCTTTTTTACTGAAGGAGCAGGACTTGCAGTTAAAGACAAGGTTAGCAAGAAGTTTTGGGACGACATCACCCATTTTGAGGGAAATGCCAACGCCTTCCGCATCCTTACTCATTGTTTTAAGGGAAGACGTCAGGGCGGTTTTGTGATGACCTATTCCATGCTTGCTTCCATCGTGAAATATCCATTTGCCAGCAGTCTGGCTGGAAGTCACGGTAAGTTCGGTTTTTTCACTTCCGAAACGGAATCGTATCAGCGAATTGCGGAAGAATTGGGCATTACCTGCTTCTCTCAACCAGGTGAGCCACTCAAGTATGCCCGTCATCCCTTAGTATATATGGTAGAGGCTGCAGACGACATCTGCTACGAAATCATGGATATTGAGGATTCCCACAAGTTGAAAATTCTATCATTCAAGGAAACAGAAGAGTTGCTTTTAGCTTTCTTTGATGAGGACACCCAGCGCAGGATACAACAGCGCATAATCGACGAAGGGGTAACCGATGAAAACGAAAAGGTGGTTTATATGCGAGCCAGCGTTATCGGCAGACTGGAGAACGAATGCGTCAAGACTTTCATCGAGCATGAGGACGAAATACTTGCCGGCACTTTCCAGGGGAGCCTCATCGACCATATTGCAGAGCAACAACGTAATGCCTACAAGCAATGCGAAAAGATTTCCTTTGCCAAGATTTACCACAGCAAACCAGTACTTGACATAGAACTGTCTGGTTATAAAATTATGGCTACGCTGATGGAGGTGTTTATTGATGCCGCCATCAACCCGACCCGTTTCTATTCCCAGCAACTCATCCGCCGTGTAAGCAGCCAATACGACATCAACAATCCCGATTTGGAAGAGCGCATCATGGCCGTGATAGATTACATCAGCGGCATGACAGATATCTACGCATTAGACATCTATCAGAAAATCAATGGCATCAGTTTGCCGATTGTGTAA
- the dut gene encoding dUTP diphosphatase — translation MIKIQIINKGRQPLPTYATPQSAGMDLRANIDEPIVLHPMERRLVPTGLYMALPAGLEAQIRPRSGLALKHGITVLNTPGTIDADYRGEIMVLLINFSQEDFVINEGERIAQMVIAKHEQGEFVEVESLDETERGEGGYGHTGVK, via the coding sequence ATGATTAAAATCCAGATTATCAACAAGGGGCGCCAGCCTCTGCCAACATACGCCACACCTCAGAGTGCGGGCATGGATTTGCGTGCTAACATTGACGAGCCTATCGTACTCCATCCCATGGAGAGAAGACTTGTGCCTACAGGACTTTATATGGCTTTGCCTGCAGGATTGGAGGCGCAGATTCGCCCTCGCAGCGGTCTTGCTCTGAAGCATGGCATTACCGTGCTCAATACTCCTGGAACAATCGATGCTGACTATCGTGGTGAAATCATGGTATTGCTCATCAATTTCTCTCAGGAAGATTTCGTTATAAATGAGGGTGAGCGTATTGCACAAATGGTTATTGCCAAGCACGAACAAGGGGAATTCGTTGAGGTGGAAAGTCTTGATGAAACTGAACGTGGCGAAGGCGGATATGGACATACTGGAGTCAAATAA